AACAGCGCTGTGGAATATCAGTGCAGATACATCTAACAAGATCCCACCATTTGTCCGACGACCATTAGGTGGTCTACTTCGTTCAACCGGAATTCAAGTATACCCTCCAACTGCGTCTATCAACATGccaaaatcaccttcaatgCCGGCCTTACCCCTCAATGGTCTATTCCCCATAGCCAAGCCTTCAGGTCCGAGCTCGTACGTATATTCTCGTCCTCTCTGCCGGTCTGGTTCGCTGAGGCTAATGACTTTTCGCGTTGATCACATAGGATGAAAGTGATAGATTCAATCACATCGCTCTTACTAGAGTCCAAGTTATTTGATGATCCCGAAAAAAGGAAACATGCAAGATTccagaagaacaagaagaagaacacgGCTCATTTAGGACTGAAGATCGGTCAAGGAGGCACACTGGATCCGCTAGCTGATGGTGTACTGGGTGAGCTTTGTCATGCAACCCAATCATAGCTCGGAAGGGATCAGCTCACTTTGGGTATCGATGGGTTAGTCATCGGCGTGAACAGAGGTACGAAGCATCTGAATAGGTTTTTGGAATGCacaaaggtgagtatcagGTATTCGACGAGTCACGGTCAAAAGGCTGATTAGGGAATCTATGAAGGAATACGAAAGTATAGGTTTATTGGGATGTATAACAACTTCAATGGATTCTGATGATCCCGTATTATCGACATCATCCTGGGAACACGTTACAAGGGAAGATATAGAAAAAGTTTTGGATAGGTTCAGAGGAGAGATAGATCAAGTACCTCCCATGTGAGTAATATCCTGTTCCCTATCCATAGCATAGACTCACAGGGCTATGCTAATGAGTTGTGTTGTAGCTTCTCGGCTCTTAAGATGGATGGTAAACCCTTATACGAATATGCCCGAGAATCGAAACCTCTACCTCGTCCAATACCCACACGTAAATGTCAAGTATCAATCGAGTTAATCGACTTCAAACCTGCTTCCGTCACACCAGGAGACGATGGACACCAATACAAATGGCCTACAAAGAaattatcagaagatgagaagaaagtgTTTAGGAAATTGACTGATATAGTCTCTCAAGCTGGTACAGAACCTTCTAAACCTAAAGGTACAAACCCTACTATATCAGAAGAAAGTGCGTTTAATGGGGATGTACCCGAGTCCAAACAGGCAGAAACGAAGAAAGAATCTTTTGTACCAGATTTAGAAAAACCTGATTATCCTGAGATATCACCTATAAATGGTTTACGACCACCTACATTTACTGTCAAGATGACTGTTTCAAGTGGGACGTACGTTAGGTCAATCGTACATGATATAGGGGTAGCTCTGGGCTGTGGTGCACATGTCGTGAAATTGACGAGGACgagacaaggtgaattcTCGTTGTACGGTGATGAAAAAGTTTTggcagcatcagcatcagcatccgAGGATATCAAATCGAAGACAGAAGCTCCATTGGAACAAATCAACCCAGGAACAGACGCTaaggctgaagaagaggagattcCAGGACCTACGAACGGATCTATACCTTGGCCTGTGTGGGAACGAGCCATCAAGGAGCGTGAGGAAActatcaaagctgaaaaacaagagaaggaagaagctatcATGTCAGGTATGAGTGCCGAGGAGATTCACACAAACTACTCGCCAGAGGCTATCAAGCAGAGGAGGTATGAAGGAGGATTAAGAGAATGGGAAGTCGAAGTGTTGAGGAGGTTCGTCAGTGTGCCTGTACCACCTAATGGGGGGCATGGTGAAGGTCATGGCAAGAAACAATATTAAGTGCGGTACAGTACATTTATAGCATTTTATATACGTGTTCTCGATTAGGATATGTCATTATGTATTATGTATAATTACAACATTTTATCTGGACCTAGACCTAGCACATGCACTTCTTTAGATACTTTGAGATGTACGTTATCGACTCCCCAGCCGCCTTTAGGCTGTTTCTGTAATATAGCATCTTGGTATTTGGTATTGATACGTTCGATGAGATCGCTTGAGAATGGCGTGTGCTGGAATTTCGATACGCTCGATGAGTTTGAAGTACTCTGGTCTATTGTGTTACGATCAGAAGGAAGACCAGGTGTATCTTCGCCCTTGACCTCTCCATCGCCTTCGTCCTCTTTCTGATTGAGCAATGTCCATCCGAAGGAAGTATGAAattctggatcttcatgATATTTCGGTAAATGATGAATATCCAATAAAGGATGAATCACTTTATCCAGTATCCCCTCAATCTGAACATACCATAACCATCAGCTATCTTGAGAACATTTCGGTAACCAGagagctgactcacttccTTTGCACCGGCTCCTACACGCAGAGCTAAAAAAgctcttccaccacttccttcttcaccccCACTAAGGCGATTATAATATATTTTCATCTCACTTGCGAAACTCAACTTGAACTTGTTCACTGTCTTCAATCGGCCAGCCAGGGAATTACGGAACGGTAAGATCTGATCTCTTCGAAGAGGCAATGGATGGGTCAGGGAGATATGTAAAGAGGACAAGAGGGATTGAATCGTATGATTCGGTAGTTCATCTTGAATACTTCTTAGTATTTCTTCTAGTACCGCTCGAAGACCAGATGATGGTTTGACTATCACTTCCATGAGCTTTCGCACCAGAGGTATGGAGTTCAGATGAGCTCACGAGATAAGTAGACGTGAGCATTGTACTCCCCATCTACGTATGGTCGAGTACGTCGTCGACCTTGATGTAGCGATGGGTCGTCTTTTGGCGCTATATAATTGTCTTCTGAGTCAGCTGGAGCCAAATGCATGTATGGGTGAAGCTGGACATACCTGTCTCAAAAGCATCAGGGAGAGAAGGTAGCTTCTTTGGTCTATATTTCGCGATATGCCATATCAGCAGAAGATTATGGGGGTTTTACAATAGAGATGACTTGGACTTACCGTTTCGAAGGACGAACCCAAGCAACTTCCTTTCCTAGGCGCTTCGTCCCTTGCACACCAATGCAGCCATCTTGGATGGgctcttgatcttcatgCTCTGCTTCTGACGCAGAAGACGAATCGTAATCTACCAGAGGCATCGATCTATTATAACATGTTTTGACAAGGAGATAAGATAAaacagaaaaggaagagtAATTGACTTCGGTTGTTTCGATCGAAAGACAAGCGAGGTTTTGGCTGATTTTGGATTTTTGGATTTTTCGATTCTGCGATATGTTGTCTTTCTCTTACTATTCACTTCACATCTGCTAATATAACTTTCCGAACGGTAATCATTCGTCGAACTCGAGCTCAGAGGCAAGCCCAAACATCCGGGTCATTCAGGTACTCACGATGTACTGGTACATCTCCTTTCTACGACCACCTCCCGTGTCAATCACACCCACCACCGAAGAAATCACAATAACACCTCAAGTAGCCAACGACCTCAGAACAGAGTAAGTGAGTGGTCTGCTTTCATGAGAATAAGACATGCAGAGTCAAaggctgatgatgtttgTCACTTCTACAGATTACGCTATGATCCAACACCCCTTCAATACATCTGGCAACGACTTA
The nucleotide sequence above comes from Kwoniella europaea PYCC6329 chromosome 1, complete sequence. Encoded proteins:
- a CDS encoding tRNA pseudouridine(55) synthase — protein: MPKSPSMPALPLNGLFPIAKPSGPSSMKVIDSITSLLLESKLFDDPEKRKHARFQKNKKKNTAHLGLKIGQGGTLDPLADGVLVIGVNRGTKHLNRFLECTKEYESIGLLGCITTSMDSDDPVLSTSSWEHVTREDIEKVLDRFRGEIDQVPPIFSALKMDGKPLYEYARESKPLPRPIPTRKCQVSIELIDFKPASVTPGDDGHQYKWPTKKLSEDEKKVFRKLTDIVSQAGTEPSKPKGTNPTISEESAFNGDVPESKQAETKKESFVPDLEKPDYPEISPINGLRPPTFTVKMTVSSGTYVRSIVHDIGVALGCGAHVVKLTRTRQGEFSLYGDEKVLAASASASEDIKSKTEAPLEQINPGTDAKAEEEEIPGPTNGSIPWPVWERAIKEREETIKAEKQEKEEAIMSGMSAEEIHTNYSPEAIKQRRYEGGLREWEVEVLRRFVSVPVPPNGGHGEGHGKKQY